The proteins below are encoded in one region of Nitrospirota bacterium:
- a CDS encoding DUF4390 domain-containing protein: MSPATAPRIENTRGRRGSATAVGPRRTDVVRWLAIALVFLAISPSAHGADESIDQLSVKQQDGRIYVSAVLNPGLSSHLDDDLRQGLAKDLYYYLVLKQRQRVWFDEEIAAVTVKYSIKYDLLKREYVVTSRLPSGVTQTIVPDFKSARDLVSRVNHVPVADVHHLKRGKKYLVSVKAEMKAPQLPLYLDYFLFFIPFLEIDTEWRDSATFRAPDGP; the protein is encoded by the coding sequence ATGAGCCCAGCTACCGCGCCGCGCATCGAGAACACGCGTGGGCGGCGCGGGTCCGCCACCGCGGTAGGACCCCGCCGGACGGACGTCGTCCGTTGGCTGGCGATCGCGCTCGTTTTTCTCGCGATTTCCCCGTCGGCGCACGGCGCGGATGAAAGCATCGACCAACTGTCGGTCAAGCAGCAGGACGGCCGCATCTACGTTTCGGCGGTGCTCAACCCGGGATTGAGCTCCCATCTCGATGACGACCTTCGCCAGGGATTGGCAAAAGACTTATACTATTATCTTGTTTTGAAGCAGCGCCAGCGCGTCTGGTTCGACGAAGAGATCGCGGCGGTTACCGTCAAATACAGCATCAAATACGACCTCCTCAAACGGGAATACGTGGTGACCAGCCGATTGCCGTCGGGCGTGACCCAGACCATTGTCCCGGACTTCAAGTCGGCACGCGACCTGGTCTCCCGCGTGAATCACGTCCCGGTCGCGGACGTCCACCATCTGAAACGCGGAAAGAAATATCTGGTGAGCGTCAAGGCGGAAATGAAGGCGCCGCAACTCCCCCTCTACCTGGATTATTTTTTGTTTTTCATCCCGTTCCTCGAAATCGACACCGAGTGGCGCGACTCCGCCACATTCCGGGCGCCCGATGGTCCCTGA
- a CDS encoding sigma-54 dependent transcriptional regulator, which translates to MADTILIVDDEQAILQALSAILGDEGYRVTATADGGSAVKELVKEPPSAVLLDIWMPEQDGLETLRQIREAAPQVPVIMMSGHGTIETAIKAIKLGAYDYIEKPLSLDKVLLLVKHALETKRLSEENRRLKATITRQLALIGDSPAMTRLKAQIASAAASHSRVLISGENGTGKEVVARLIHANSPRAGGPFVDVNCAAIPDTLIESELFGHERGAFTGATAMKRGKFEEADRGTLFLDEVGDMSLPTQAKVLRALQEQRFTRVGGGKTLEVDVRVISASNKDLAAAITRGTFREDLFYRLNVIPLTVPPLRERREDIPALAAHFLREIAADQGLAPKSLHPEALAALTRYRWPGNVRELRNTIERLLIMVPGSVIGPDDLASSWGGSVGSDHSAASMPAVGGSLRDARAAFEREFITRSLRTHEFNVSKTAEALGLERSHLHRKIKMLGIALRPEHGEDT; encoded by the coding sequence ATGGCGGATACCATCCTCATTGTCGACGACGAACAGGCCATTTTGCAGGCGCTGTCCGCGATCCTGGGTGATGAGGGATACCGGGTCACCGCCACGGCCGACGGCGGTTCCGCGGTCAAAGAGCTCGTCAAGGAGCCGCCGTCCGCGGTCCTGCTCGACATCTGGATGCCGGAACAGGACGGGCTGGAGACTCTTCGCCAGATCCGCGAGGCCGCTCCCCAGGTTCCGGTCATTATGATGTCGGGCCACGGCACGATCGAGACCGCGATCAAAGCGATCAAACTTGGGGCCTACGACTACATCGAAAAGCCCCTGTCGCTCGACAAGGTCTTGCTGCTGGTCAAACACGCGCTGGAGACCAAGCGGCTCAGCGAAGAAAACCGGCGCCTCAAGGCCACCATTACGCGGCAATTGGCCTTGATCGGCGACAGCCCGGCCATGACTCGGCTCAAGGCCCAGATCGCGTCGGCCGCCGCCTCTCACAGCCGCGTGTTGATTTCCGGTGAAAACGGCACCGGCAAAGAGGTCGTCGCGCGCCTGATTCACGCCAACAGCCCGCGGGCGGGTGGACCCTTCGTGGACGTCAACTGCGCCGCGATTCCGGACACGCTGATCGAGAGCGAGCTGTTCGGCCACGAACGCGGGGCGTTTACCGGCGCGACCGCGATGAAGCGCGGCAAGTTCGAAGAAGCGGACCGCGGCACGTTGTTTCTGGACGAGGTGGGCGACATGAGCCTCCCCACTCAAGCCAAGGTCCTCCGCGCCCTCCAGGAACAGCGCTTCACCCGGGTCGGTGGGGGCAAGACATTGGAGGTGGACGTGCGCGTCATCAGCGCCTCCAACAAGGACCTCGCCGCCGCTATCACGCGCGGCACGTTTCGCGAGGACCTCTTCTACCGCTTGAACGTCATCCCGCTCACGGTGCCCCCGCTCCGGGAACGCCGCGAGGACATCCCGGCGTTGGCCGCGCACTTCCTCCGCGAGATCGCGGCCGATCAGGGCCTCGCGCCGAAGAGCCTCCACCCCGAGGCGCTGGCCGCCCTCACCCGCTACCGGTGGCCGGGCAACGTGCGCGAGCTGCGCAACACCATCGAGCGCCTGCTGATCATGGTGCCGGGATCGGTGATCGGCCCGGACGACCTCGCGTCGTCATGGGGCGGCTCCGTCGGCTCGGACCATTCGGCCGCGTCCATGCCCGCGGTCGGCGGCTCGCTGCGTGACGCGCGCGCCGCGTTTGAGCGCGAGTTCATTACCCGATCACTGCGAACCCACGAGTTCAACGTGAGCAAAACCGCCGAGGCGCTGGGGCTCGAACGCAGCCACCTCCACCGCAAGATCAAGATGCTGGGTATTGCGCTGCGGCCGGAGCACGGCGAAGACACATGA
- the rlmD gene encoding 23S rRNA (uracil(1939)-C(5))-methyltransferase RlmD — protein MTAVGDLVPLMIEKVVHGGRGMGRWDGAPVFVAGALNGEHIAARVTAVRKGYADAALEQVVTSSAQRVEAPCPSFPACGGCQLQHAAYDAQLALKRDIVRETLQRLGGLDIDVPPVVPSPEPFGYRLRAQLKIARSGRPPAIGYFAARSHDVVSAPTCLVLHPRLQAALTVLRELVAGSDVRLANVREVELQTTSASDECVIVLHLDSLQIGTLPALARTLRAQIRLRGLVAYTPRGRRIDGGDWLEERISGLVCRVSDRTFLQVNAGANASLVGTVVAWAALQGGGRVVDLYAGFGNISLPLAATSRVTAVESSPTAADDARWNARATGRRVRVVGRRVEAWTPTADDLRPEVAVLDPPRAGLSRRALARVLALDAPRLLYVSCEPATLARDARRLADAGYRVTRLQSFDFFPQTAHVETLLELSRR, from the coding sequence ATGACAGCGGTCGGCGACCTTGTCCCGCTCATGATCGAGAAGGTCGTTCACGGGGGACGAGGGATGGGCCGATGGGACGGGGCTCCCGTCTTCGTGGCCGGCGCTCTCAACGGCGAACACATCGCCGCGCGCGTCACCGCGGTGCGTAAGGGCTATGCCGACGCTGCCCTCGAGCAGGTGGTCACGTCCTCGGCGCAACGCGTGGAGGCTCCATGCCCCTCCTTTCCCGCGTGCGGCGGCTGCCAACTCCAACACGCGGCCTACGACGCCCAGTTGGCCCTCAAGCGCGACATCGTCCGGGAGACGCTACAACGGCTCGGCGGCCTCGACATCGATGTCCCGCCGGTCGTCCCCTCGCCTGAACCGTTTGGTTACCGCCTTCGCGCTCAGTTGAAGATCGCTCGGAGCGGACGCCCTCCGGCCATCGGCTACTTTGCGGCCAGAAGCCATGACGTCGTCTCCGCGCCCACGTGCCTGGTGTTGCACCCGAGACTTCAAGCCGCTCTCACCGTGCTGCGCGAGCTCGTAGCCGGCTCCGACGTCCGGCTGGCGAATGTGCGGGAGGTGGAACTTCAAACAACGTCGGCCTCCGACGAGTGTGTGATCGTGTTGCACCTCGACTCGCTGCAAATTGGGACGTTGCCGGCCCTGGCGCGAACGTTGCGGGCACAGATTCGGCTTCGCGGACTGGTCGCGTACACGCCGCGGGGACGCCGAATCGATGGCGGAGATTGGCTCGAGGAGCGGATCAGCGGCCTGGTCTGCCGGGTGAGCGACCGGACGTTTTTGCAGGTCAACGCCGGCGCGAACGCCTCCCTGGTCGGCACGGTCGTGGCGTGGGCCGCGTTGCAAGGCGGTGGACGCGTGGTGGACCTCTACGCGGGGTTCGGGAACATCAGCCTTCCGCTCGCGGCCACCAGCCGCGTCACCGCCGTGGAATCGTCACCCACCGCCGCAGACGACGCCCGTTGGAACGCGCGTGCGACCGGGCGGCGCGTTCGGGTGGTGGGCCGTCGCGTGGAGGCGTGGACGCCGACCGCCGATGATCTGCGACCCGAGGTGGCGGTCTTGGACCCTCCGCGCGCCGGGCTCAGCCGTCGCGCGCTCGCACGGGTGCTGGCGCTTGACGCCCCGCGCCTGCTGTACGTGTCCTGTGAGCCGGCGACACTGGCTCGCGACGCGCGACGCTTGGCCGATGCCGGATACCGCGTGACGCGACTCCAGAGCTTCGACTTCTTTCCCCAGACCGCTCACGTCGAAACCCTCCTCGAACTCAGCCGTCGTTGA
- the bamA gene encoding outer membrane protein assembly factor BamA — protein MTARARGVSAALIWAVFTWPSMVAADSLSEPGQFQGRAIVAIELQGPTAPDRATFERVTRIQPGRAYSAAAIRRAIAELAGTGDWSDIRVSADPRDGGVALTIAFVPRIRISRVQFHGHRQSAAELRKAAGLRPGDELIEADIGAAKDRVRAWYERSGYIVDITADVALEESATRARVTFAIQERDRLRLRSITFPGTPAFSKFRHWIALRTAPGEYVSRDHLEQGLDRLRGVYRDAGYLNASIGPIEWTTSRRGIEIAVPIQKGTHYRVDIEGETGVGKKALKKQMTFFDDPRDDEEALAEEGALLARFLTDRGYRRAAVRMERHVDPDGTVVIRVVVDAGEPFPLREVVITGNIAASDAELSALLATRPSGFWRDRYAEQETLDGDRQRILLWYRGHGFLSPHVATRVEDADDPPRATAVFAVEEGPQTRINRVEIEGQGAISLELILQRYELQEGAPYVEVRLRAARTAMLEAYSELGYVHATVDTAPTISPDHTRADLRITIDEGLAVKVGSITLSGNERTRDHVILRELTIKPGDPYNPQQIFENQRRVSQLGFLREVRLAPTDPERQEAIKDLRLSVRERDAGMVDLGVGYSNYEGMRGFAEITYRNLMGLGRRAGLRLEGSRIERKATLSYRHPWLFNRRIDGKAALYHEVREEETRGYQLSAYGFSAGVDRTLRPRLFGSLVYDYQINHFEELTTDDPQFLPFDEDRANIGSLTPSLVWNTRDDLFNPRTGVLATVAFETAALLLGSQEQYWKVTAGTSRFIPVATPLVLALGTRFGVASRFGETREALIQEATQQNTDPRIALLLPPNERFYVGGRSSIRGYEEDTVGPKLDDGTPTGGNVFLLLNAELRATVVGSLGVVVFWDGGNTWLDQDSIRWTDIKTTVGMGVRYNTPVGPLRLDYGHKLNWEPGEAHGTYHFTLGHAF, from the coding sequence ATGACGGCGCGCGCGCGCGGGGTCTCCGCCGCGTTGATCTGGGCCGTCTTCACGTGGCCGTCAATGGTAGCCGCCGACTCGCTTTCGGAGCCGGGCCAATTTCAGGGACGAGCGATCGTGGCGATCGAGCTTCAGGGCCCGACCGCACCGGATCGCGCCACGTTCGAACGGGTGACCCGGATTCAACCAGGCCGGGCGTATTCGGCTGCAGCCATCCGCCGGGCAATCGCTGAACTCGCCGGGACCGGAGACTGGTCTGACATCCGGGTCTCGGCCGATCCCCGCGACGGCGGCGTCGCACTCACGATTGCGTTCGTCCCGCGCATACGCATCAGCCGCGTGCAGTTCCACGGCCACCGCCAGTCGGCCGCCGAGCTGCGAAAAGCCGCCGGGCTCAGACCGGGCGACGAACTGATCGAAGCGGACATTGGCGCGGCCAAGGACCGTGTGCGCGCCTGGTACGAACGCTCGGGGTACATCGTCGACATCACCGCGGATGTCGCGCTCGAAGAGTCCGCCACCAGGGCCCGCGTCACATTCGCCATCCAAGAGCGCGACCGCTTGCGGCTGCGGTCGATCACCTTCCCGGGCACGCCGGCATTCTCGAAGTTTCGCCATTGGATCGCCCTCCGGACGGCGCCAGGCGAGTACGTATCGCGCGACCACCTCGAGCAAGGACTGGACCGCCTCCGGGGTGTGTACCGAGACGCGGGGTATCTCAACGCGAGCATCGGACCCATCGAGTGGACCACTAGCCGGCGCGGCATAGAGATCGCGGTCCCGATCCAGAAAGGAACGCACTACCGGGTCGACATTGAGGGCGAGACCGGGGTCGGCAAGAAAGCCCTTAAAAAACAGATGACCTTCTTCGACGACCCGCGCGACGACGAGGAAGCCCTTGCGGAGGAAGGCGCACTCCTCGCCCGTTTCTTGACGGACCGCGGCTACCGGCGGGCCGCGGTGCGAATGGAACGCCACGTTGACCCCGACGGCACCGTAGTGATCCGTGTGGTGGTCGACGCTGGCGAGCCGTTTCCGTTGCGAGAGGTGGTCATCACGGGCAACATCGCGGCGTCCGACGCGGAGCTGTCGGCGTTGCTGGCCACGAGGCCGAGCGGGTTCTGGCGAGACCGATACGCCGAACAAGAGACCCTGGACGGCGACCGGCAGCGAATTCTCTTGTGGTATCGCGGGCACGGGTTCCTGTCCCCCCACGTCGCGACCCGCGTCGAAGACGCCGACGACCCTCCACGCGCCACGGCGGTGTTCGCGGTGGAAGAGGGCCCGCAGACCCGAATCAACCGCGTCGAGATCGAGGGACAGGGCGCGATTTCCCTGGAGCTGATTCTGCAACGGTATGAACTCCAGGAGGGGGCGCCGTACGTGGAGGTACGGCTGCGGGCGGCGCGGACGGCCATGCTCGAGGCATACAGCGAGCTCGGCTACGTCCACGCAACGGTCGACACCGCGCCCACCATCAGCCCGGATCATACGCGCGCCGACCTGCGCATCACGATCGACGAGGGCCTCGCCGTGAAGGTCGGCTCGATCACGTTGTCGGGGAATGAACGGACCCGCGATCACGTGATCCTCCGCGAGCTGACCATCAAGCCGGGCGATCCCTACAACCCGCAGCAAATCTTCGAGAACCAACGGCGGGTTTCGCAACTCGGATTTCTGCGTGAGGTCCGGCTGGCTCCGACCGACCCCGAGCGCCAGGAGGCGATCAAAGACTTGCGCCTCTCGGTCAGAGAACGCGATGCCGGAATGGTGGACCTCGGGGTCGGCTATTCCAACTACGAAGGGATGCGGGGCTTTGCTGAAATCACCTATCGCAACCTGATGGGCCTCGGGCGACGAGCCGGTCTACGGCTGGAGGGGAGCCGAATCGAGCGCAAAGCCACGCTCAGCTATCGCCACCCCTGGCTGTTCAATCGGCGAATCGACGGAAAAGCGGCGCTGTATCACGAAGTCCGCGAGGAAGAGACACGTGGGTACCAACTGAGCGCCTACGGATTCAGTGCAGGTGTGGATCGAACCCTGCGTCCTCGGCTGTTTGGTTCGCTGGTCTACGATTATCAAATCAACCACTTCGAGGAACTGACGACCGACGATCCACAATTCCTTCCGTTCGATGAGGATCGGGCCAATATCGGCAGCCTCACACCCTCGCTGGTCTGGAACACGCGCGACGATTTATTCAACCCCCGCACCGGCGTGCTCGCCACCGTGGCGTTCGAAACCGCCGCGTTGCTCCTTGGCTCTCAGGAACAGTACTGGAAGGTAACGGCAGGCACCAGCCGCTTCATCCCGGTTGCGACGCCGCTCGTCCTGGCGTTGGGTACACGCTTCGGGGTGGCCAGCCGGTTTGGTGAAACCCGGGAAGCCCTGATTCAAGAGGCGACCCAGCAGAACACGGACCCACGTATTGCCCTCCTCCTGCCACCGAACGAGCGGTTCTACGTCGGAGGCCGGAGTTCGATCCGTGGCTACGAAGAAGACACTGTGGGGCCGAAGCTGGACGACGGCACGCCCACCGGCGGAAACGTCTTCTTGTTGCTGAATGCGGAGCTACGCGCGACCGTGGTCGGGTCGCTCGGCGTGGTGGTGTTCTGGGACGGCGGCAACACGTGGTTGGACCAGGATTCCATTCGTTGGACGGACATCAAAACCACGGTGGGGATGGGAGTCCGTTACAACACGCCGGTTGGACCGCTCCGCCTGGACTACGGGCACAAGCTCAATTGGGAGCCGGGCGAGGCGCACGGCACCTATCACTTCACGCTGGGTCACGCCTTCTAA
- a CDS encoding ATP-binding protein: MAANPSSRRWSKRGLRALWLTLILIFLSISATTLYYKGLAAPSPFSNNILVLTLVNVNFILVILLTLLLSRNLIKLFFERRHRRLGTGFRTKITVAFVGLSLIPSLLLFVVAGGLLTSAVESWFGVQVERSLTSALGVAQTVYREHEAGIFTHGGAIAREIVRQRWGHSNGQRELTAFLSAEAAGAHRRSIWFLPPGARPGGATALKDGAVRAVAPGAQPPFDAPPEGVLGARAERSVVRSAEHGDVIWGAVPVVGQDGTALGTVVIESVIPQELVAQLEGISKTYEDYNQLKTFKNPIKGGYILSFLIITLLIIFSATWFGYYVARGVTVPIQRLAEGTQAVAQGNLDFTIDVEASDELRVLVDSFNTMTRDLKASKEQVERAAQSLTSSNAELQSRRTYMETILETIGTGVVSVDGRGRVTIFNQAAERILGVAAADALGRSPRELFEARALDAVADLLDPASAVDDVLERELQVQAQGHPLSLRVIVSRLGRPEQDLGLVMVFDDLSDLIKAQKAAAWQEVAQRIAHEIKNPLTPIQLSAQRLRKKAVEQAPDLIAVVDDATTAIINEVTSLKTMVDEFSSFARMPVPQPELLDLHDVLREVIQLYQAAYRDVRVHARFDAALPPAFVDRNQMKRVFTNLVENAVEAVNKRGEVWVVTSLSPHPPRIRIEVADDGPGIHPDDRDKLFLPYFSKKKTGTGLGLAIVQRIVSDHNGYIRVADRQPHGTSFVVELPVAPDARPARVPAAT, from the coding sequence ATGGCTGCTAATCCCTCATCGCGCCGCTGGTCCAAGAGAGGCCTGCGGGCCCTCTGGCTGACGCTGATCTTGATCTTCCTGTCGATCTCCGCGACCACGCTCTACTACAAGGGTCTGGCAGCGCCCTCGCCGTTTTCCAACAACATCCTGGTCTTGACCCTGGTCAACGTCAATTTCATCCTGGTCATTCTCCTGACGCTGCTGCTCTCGCGCAACCTGATCAAGCTGTTTTTCGAGCGCCGGCACCGCCGCCTGGGAACGGGGTTCCGCACCAAGATCACCGTGGCCTTCGTCGGTTTGTCCCTGATCCCGTCGTTACTGCTGTTCGTGGTGGCCGGCGGATTGTTGACCTCCGCGGTGGAAAGTTGGTTCGGCGTCCAGGTCGAACGGTCATTGACCAGCGCGCTTGGAGTGGCCCAGACCGTGTACCGAGAACACGAGGCCGGGATCTTCACCCACGGAGGGGCGATCGCCCGGGAAATCGTGCGCCAGAGGTGGGGGCATTCCAATGGCCAACGCGAGTTGACCGCGTTTCTGAGCGCCGAGGCCGCCGGTGCCCACCGACGTTCGATCTGGTTCCTCCCGCCGGGAGCCCGTCCGGGCGGGGCGACGGCCTTGAAAGACGGGGCCGTACGGGCGGTGGCCCCGGGCGCGCAACCGCCCTTCGACGCCCCACCGGAGGGAGTCTTGGGCGCGCGCGCCGAGCGCAGCGTGGTGCGGTCGGCCGAGCACGGCGACGTGATCTGGGGAGCGGTCCCGGTGGTGGGTCAGGACGGGACCGCGCTCGGCACCGTGGTGATCGAGAGCGTGATCCCGCAGGAACTGGTCGCCCAACTCGAAGGCATCAGCAAGACCTACGAAGATTACAACCAACTCAAGACGTTCAAGAACCCGATCAAAGGCGGGTACATCCTGTCGTTCCTGATCATCACGTTGCTGATCATCTTCTCCGCGACGTGGTTCGGTTACTACGTGGCTCGCGGCGTCACGGTACCGATCCAACGGCTGGCCGAGGGCACCCAGGCGGTGGCGCAGGGCAATTTGGACTTCACGATCGACGTGGAGGCCAGCGACGAGTTACGCGTCCTGGTCGATTCCTTCAACACCATGACTCGAGACCTCAAAGCGAGCAAGGAGCAGGTGGAGCGCGCGGCCCAGTCGCTCACCAGCTCCAACGCGGAACTCCAGTCTCGGCGGACTTACATGGAGACCATTCTGGAGACGATCGGCACCGGGGTCGTGTCCGTGGATGGCCGCGGTCGGGTCACGATCTTCAATCAGGCCGCGGAGCGCATCCTGGGCGTTGCCGCCGCGGACGCGCTGGGCCGCTCGCCGCGCGAGCTGTTCGAAGCGCGTGCGCTCGACGCCGTCGCCGACCTGTTGGACCCCGCCTCGGCCGTGGATGACGTGCTTGAACGCGAACTTCAGGTCCAGGCCCAGGGACACCCGCTGTCGCTGAGGGTCATCGTGTCGCGACTTGGACGCCCGGAACAAGATCTCGGGCTGGTCATGGTCTTCGACGACCTCTCGGACCTGATCAAGGCCCAAAAGGCCGCGGCGTGGCAGGAGGTGGCGCAGCGTATCGCGCACGAGATCAAGAACCCGCTCACGCCCATCCAACTCTCCGCCCAGCGCCTGCGCAAGAAAGCCGTGGAACAGGCGCCCGATTTGATCGCGGTGGTGGACGACGCCACCACCGCGATCATCAATGAGGTCACGAGCCTCAAGACGATGGTCGACGAGTTTTCCAGTTTCGCCCGTATGCCGGTGCCGCAGCCGGAACTGCTCGACCTGCACGACGTGCTCAGGGAAGTCATCCAGTTGTACCAAGCGGCCTATCGCGACGTCCGCGTCCACGCGCGGTTCGACGCCGCGCTGCCGCCCGCGTTTGTCGATCGCAACCAGATGAAGCGCGTGTTCACCAACCTGGTGGAAAACGCCGTCGAAGCCGTCAACAAACGCGGGGAGGTGTGGGTCGTCACCTCGCTCTCCCCCCACCCGCCCCGCATCCGGATCGAGGTGGCGGACGACGGCCCCGGCATTCACCCGGACGACCGCGACAAACTGTTCTTGCCCTATTTCTCGAAGAAGAAAACCGGCACCGGGCTCGGGCTGGCGATCGTGCAGCGTATCGTGTCGGACCACAACGGGTATATCCGCGTAGCGGATCGGCAACCGCACGGGACATCGTTCGTGGTGGAACTGCCGGTGGCGCCGGATGCGCGGCCAGCGCGCGTCCCAGCCGCAACCTAG